The following proteins are encoded in a genomic region of Sulfurovum indicum:
- the lptE gene encoding LPS assembly lipoprotein LptE, with the protein MNISNKGFAQQNKPTLSTLHSPLFTLMAALLLLTACGYKPSSHAIQNLFADTVYVEVNVDRAEPENAPFLKDEMNRIVYNRFKGHVASKETAESRIYISYAGSSFTPLTYTDGYVTRYRANIDVRFDMVTKKGKLSKTISAIHESDIQESSLSSSTLRIEAIRKGLEKAMDEFLAYASAKGMLDSK; encoded by the coding sequence ATGAATATATCAAATAAAGGTTTTGCGCAGCAAAACAAACCGACACTCTCCACTCTTCACTCTCCACTCTTCACTTTAATGGCAGCACTGCTGCTATTAACCGCTTGCGGTTACAAACCTTCTTCCCATGCGATTCAAAATCTTTTTGCCGACACCGTTTATGTGGAAGTGAATGTGGACAGGGCTGAACCGGAAAATGCTCCTTTTCTCAAGGATGAGATGAACCGTATTGTCTACAACCGTTTCAAAGGGCATGTTGCATCAAAAGAGACAGCTGAGAGCCGAATCTATATTAGCTATGCAGGGAGCAGTTTTACACCACTTACCTATACAGACGGATATGTGACACGATATCGTGCCAATATAGATGTACGCTTTGATATGGTGACGAAAAAAGGAAAGCTGAGCAAAACGATCTCTGCAATCCATGAATCAGATATTCAGGAAAGTTCTCTAAGCTCTTCAACACTAAGGATCGAGGCGATCCGAAAAGGATTGGAAAAAGCGATGGATGAGTTCCTGGCTTATGCAAGTGCCAAGGGAATGCTGGATAGTAAATGA
- a CDS encoding bifunctional folylpolyglutamate synthase/dihydrofolate synthase: MSNEKPIACSASLNVFLDEKPLYYKEIDHERVHHAYAILKPHIRRPKTVHLVGTNGKGSTGRMIAYLAWKQGMDDEGSLQAGNNHSSFSVGHYTSPHILKFNERIWLNGKDASDELLEAAHQKLYAILGKEMSEALSYFEYTTLLSFVVFEKCDLMVLEAGLGGEFDATNVCDKELSVITPIGIDHQAFLGDTIEEISATKIRSIQKSVLLAPQPYDEAVKVAQQIAGEKKAELFSVQRSAFSVQKMALLHEIAVKKRWGEYLVDNAMVALQALEILGIPYDINDLYDLELFGRFYPLTENIRIDVGHNPLAAQAIVRSMQSETVLVYNSLDDKDCEAVLRILKPKVKRVEIILVDSQRAATLEKIEHALQHAGVPYGSFNYEIDPNENYLVFGSFYTVEAFLKSIGFQK; this comes from the coding sequence ATGAGTAATGAGAAACCGATAGCGTGTTCGGCATCACTAAATGTATTTTTGGATGAAAAACCGCTTTACTACAAAGAGATTGACCATGAGCGGGTGCATCATGCTTATGCCATACTCAAACCCCATATCAGACGACCCAAAACCGTGCATCTTGTCGGTACCAACGGCAAAGGTTCAACCGGCCGTATGATTGCCTACCTCGCCTGGAAGCAAGGGATGGATGATGAAGGGTCGCTGCAGGCTGGCAACAACCACTCCTCATTTTCTGTCGGGCACTACACTTCACCGCATATTCTGAAGTTCAATGAACGAATATGGCTAAATGGCAAAGATGCCTCCGATGAGCTACTGGAAGCAGCACATCAAAAGCTCTATGCAATTCTTGGTAAAGAGATGAGTGAGGCGCTAAGCTACTTTGAATATACTACGCTTTTGTCATTTGTCGTTTTTGAAAAGTGTGATCTAATGGTACTTGAAGCGGGACTTGGCGGAGAGTTTGATGCGACCAATGTCTGTGACAAAGAGTTGAGTGTCATAACGCCTATCGGGATCGATCATCAGGCATTTTTGGGAGATACTATTGAAGAGATCTCAGCTACAAAGATTCGCAGTATTCAAAAAAGTGTGCTGCTTGCACCGCAGCCTTATGATGAGGCAGTGAAAGTTGCGCAACAGATTGCCGGAGAGAAAAAAGCAGAGCTTTTTAGTGTTCAGCGTTCAGCGTTCAGCGTTCAGAAGATGGCACTGTTGCATGAAATTGCTGTGAAAAAGAGATGGGGTGAGTATCTTGTTGATAATGCCATGGTTGCACTGCAAGCATTAGAGATATTGGGTATTCCGTATGATATCAATGATCTTTATGATCTTGAACTCTTTGGAAGATTCTATCCTCTGACAGAGAATATACGTATCGATGTAGGACACAATCCGCTGGCTGCCCAAGCGATTGTCAGGTCGATGCAGTCTGAGACAGTACTTGTTTATAACTCACTGGATGATAAAGACTGTGAAGCAGTATTACGCATTTTAAAACCCAAAGTGAAACGTGTGGAGATCATACTTGTTGATTCGCAACGGGCTGCAACTCTTGAAAAGATCGAGCATGCATTACAGCATGCAGGGGTGCCGTATGGATCTTTTAATTATGAGATAGATCCAAATGAGAACTATCTGGTATTTGGTTCGTTCTATACGGTAGAGGCATTTTTGAAGAGTATTGGTTTTCAAAAGTGA